In a single window of the Amycolatopsis sp. cg5 genome:
- a CDS encoding hydrogenase maturation protease, which yields MKPRVLVAGIGNIFLGDDGFGIEVLKELEHVKLPDWVQIADYGISGTHLAYDLLGGYDTTILIDAAPRGDAPGTIYLLEADVEELSKSNLRPDAHGMQPDAVFRLLSMLGGDAGRVLVVGCEPATTGSGLGLSAAVEAAVPEAVRIVVELAWGMSSRLRSPEIPATPGALA from the coding sequence ATGAAGCCACGGGTCCTGGTAGCGGGCATCGGCAACATCTTCCTCGGCGACGACGGTTTCGGCATCGAGGTGCTCAAGGAATTGGAGCACGTCAAACTGCCCGACTGGGTCCAGATCGCCGACTACGGCATCAGCGGCACACACCTCGCCTACGACCTACTCGGCGGTTACGACACGACGATCCTCATCGATGCCGCACCCCGCGGCGACGCGCCGGGCACGATCTACCTGCTCGAGGCCGACGTCGAAGAGCTGTCGAAGTCGAACCTGCGCCCCGACGCGCACGGCATGCAGCCCGACGCGGTGTTCCGCCTGCTCAGCATGCTCGGCGGCGACGCGGGCCGGGTGCTGGTGGTCGGCTGCGAGCCTGCCACCACTGGCAGCGGCCTCGGCCTGAGCGCCGCCGTCGAAGCGGCGGTGCCCGAAGCGGTCCGCATCGTCGTCGAACTGGCCTGGGGCATGAGCTCTCGGCTCCGCTCACCCGAAATCCCCGCGACACCAGGCGCACTCGCGTAA
- a CDS encoding HAD family hydrolase, with product MLGLPDAVSALLFDLDGVLTGTAALHKEAWKQTFDEFLVKHGIPDEPFTDHDYAAYVDGKPRADGVRSFLAARTISLPEGEPDDGPDAMTVNGLGNRKNELVLRIIEDRGVAPYEGSRRYLEAARDNGLKIGVVTSSANGAKVLDAAGLTPFVQARIDGITLREQNLRGKPAPDSFLAGARALGVEARHAAVFEDALAGVEAGRAGEFGYVVGVNRANQAKELTEHGADVVVDDLAELLEEA from the coding sequence ATGCTGGGACTTCCCGACGCCGTGTCCGCACTGCTGTTCGACCTCGACGGCGTGCTGACCGGAACGGCCGCACTGCACAAGGAAGCGTGGAAGCAGACCTTCGACGAGTTCCTGGTGAAACACGGCATACCGGACGAGCCGTTCACCGACCACGACTATGCCGCCTACGTGGACGGCAAGCCGCGCGCCGACGGCGTCCGCTCGTTCCTCGCCGCACGGACCATCAGCCTGCCCGAGGGCGAGCCCGACGACGGGCCCGACGCCATGACCGTCAACGGCCTCGGGAATCGCAAGAACGAACTCGTGCTCCGCATCATCGAAGACCGTGGTGTCGCGCCGTACGAGGGATCGCGGCGCTACCTCGAAGCGGCGCGGGACAACGGACTGAAGATCGGCGTGGTCACCTCGTCGGCCAATGGCGCGAAGGTGCTCGACGCCGCCGGGCTGACGCCGTTCGTCCAGGCCAGGATCGACGGCATCACACTGCGCGAGCAGAACCTCCGCGGCAAACCCGCGCCCGACTCGTTTCTCGCCGGCGCGCGGGCGCTGGGTGTCGAAGCGCGGCACGCCGCCGTGTTCGAGGACGCGCTCGCCGGGGTCGAAGCGGGCCGTGCGGGCGAGTTCGGGTACGTCGTCGGGGTGAACCGGGCGAACCAGGCGAAGGAATTGACCGAACACGGCGCCGACGTCGTGGTCGACGACCTGGCCGAGCTGCTGGAGGAAGCGTGA
- a CDS encoding PaaI family thioesterase — translation MAVREKTITWEDPLAAAGAGRELSGLEYMTGIAEGRIPQPPIAAHFGMTLKIIGPGDVIFAATPDESLYNPIGMVHGGVAATMLDSAIGCAVHTTLPAGVGYTSIELKVNFLRAIHGDTGEIRAHGWVVKPGSRVAFAEADLRDADGKLLATASSTCLIMKP, via the coding sequence ATGGCAGTGCGTGAGAAGACCATCACCTGGGAAGACCCGCTGGCCGCCGCCGGCGCGGGGCGTGAGCTGTCCGGGCTGGAGTACATGACCGGCATCGCCGAGGGCCGGATCCCGCAGCCGCCGATCGCGGCGCACTTCGGCATGACGCTGAAGATCATCGGGCCCGGCGACGTCATCTTCGCCGCGACCCCGGACGAGTCGCTGTACAACCCGATCGGCATGGTCCACGGCGGTGTCGCGGCCACCATGCTGGACTCGGCCATCGGCTGCGCCGTCCACACGACACTGCCCGCGGGCGTCGGCTATACCTCGATCGAGCTGAAGGTCAACTTCCTGCGCGCGATCCACGGCGACACCGGCGAGATCCGCGCGCACGGCTGGGTGGTCAAACCCGGTTCGCGCGTCGCGTTCGCCGAGGCGGACCTGCGCGACGCCGACGGCAAGCTGCTCGCGACCGCGTCGAGCACCTGCCTGATCATGAAGCCGTGA
- the tgmB gene encoding ATP-grasp ribosomal peptide maturase produces MAVLVLAEERDATADKMVLALRDREAVVHRLNTAWFPERLSISARLRDGRWSGRLRTEHHVVELADIHSIWYRSPKAYCFPRGLNSAEQEHAKTEAKYGIGGVLMSLPVLWVNHPARLACSAYKPHQLAVAARSGLRVADTLITNCPDATAEFASAGPIVTKMLGAVSIVENGERKFAHTRLLSGADLADLRGVAVTAHQFQRWIPKSHEARLFVIGAQVTAAAIHAHTDAAHVDWRTGYASNTYELIEAPTGVVEAVRRLMTELGLVYGALDFVIGPHGEWTFLEINAGGQYGWIESATGAPLTDQLADLLTRGLP; encoded by the coding sequence ATGGCAGTACTCGTCTTGGCGGAAGAGCGGGACGCGACCGCCGACAAGATGGTCCTTGCTTTACGGGACCGCGAAGCCGTGGTGCACCGGTTGAACACAGCCTGGTTCCCCGAGCGGCTGAGCATCTCCGCGCGGCTGCGAGACGGCCGATGGTCCGGCCGGCTCCGAACAGAACACCATGTCGTCGAGCTGGCGGACATACATTCGATCTGGTACCGATCACCCAAGGCGTACTGTTTTCCACGCGGTTTGAACAGCGCCGAACAGGAACACGCGAAGACAGAGGCCAAATATGGCATCGGTGGTGTCTTGATGTCCCTGCCCGTGCTGTGGGTCAACCACCCCGCACGCCTGGCCTGCTCGGCCTACAAGCCGCACCAGCTCGCGGTCGCGGCACGAAGCGGACTGCGCGTGGCCGACACGCTGATCACCAACTGCCCCGATGCCACGGCCGAGTTCGCCTCCGCGGGCCCGATCGTGACCAAGATGCTCGGCGCGGTGTCCATCGTGGAGAACGGTGAGCGGAAATTCGCGCACACCCGCTTGCTGAGCGGCGCTGATCTGGCGGATCTACGCGGTGTCGCGGTGACCGCGCACCAATTCCAGCGATGGATCCCCAAGTCTCACGAGGCTCGGTTGTTCGTCATCGGCGCACAAGTCACGGCGGCCGCGATCCACGCCCACACCGACGCGGCCCACGTCGACTGGCGGACGGGCTATGCCAGCAACACCTACGAGCTGATCGAGGCGCCGACCGGAGTCGTGGAAGCCGTTCGCAGGCTCATGACCGAACTCGGCCTGGTGTACGGCGCCTTGGATTTCGTGATCGGCCCACACGGCGAATGGACCTTTCTGGAGATCAACGCCGGTGGCCAGTACGGCTGGATCGAGAGCGCGACCGGAGCACCACTGACAGACCAACTCGCCGACCTCCTCACGAGAGGCTTGCCGTGA
- a CDS encoding ArsR/SmtB family transcription factor translates to MNTERRLIDPERVEAALAGLGDRSVVDEWARRFSLVADPSRLTLLVCIHYAKEISVSDLAVAAEMTDSAVSQALRLLRAHGLVTPHRTGRVVRYRLADATVHDLIHLVRPHPTG, encoded by the coding sequence GTGAACACCGAGCGACGGCTGATCGACCCCGAGCGGGTCGAAGCGGCGCTCGCCGGCCTCGGCGACCGCAGTGTCGTCGACGAATGGGCGCGGCGGTTCTCCCTCGTCGCGGACCCGTCCCGGCTGACCTTGCTCGTGTGCATCCACTACGCCAAGGAGATCTCCGTTTCGGATCTCGCCGTGGCCGCCGAGATGACCGACTCGGCCGTTTCGCAGGCGCTGCGCCTGTTGCGCGCGCACGGCCTCGTCACACCGCACCGCACCGGCCGCGTCGTCCGCTACCGGCTCGCCGACGCCACGGTGCACGACCTCATCCACCTGGTCCGGCCGCATCCAACGGGGTAA
- a CDS encoding TetR/AcrR family transcriptional regulator — MPDPTTRDRMVTTAMELFRREGYPATSWRRLIEAAGTPWGSAYHHFPGGKEELGVAAIELGSQVVTKTVERAFEKHERTEDAIRWWFGKAAQSLAADDYRGGCPLATITLEMAHASEKLTEAAGQAFATWHKLLVTKLRERGHEDPDDLAIAIMNNLEGALLLSRIHRSPDALDRAVDHVVAIIQR; from the coding sequence GTGCCAGATCCCACAACGCGCGACCGCATGGTCACCACCGCGATGGAGCTGTTCCGCCGCGAGGGCTACCCGGCCACGTCATGGCGGCGGCTCATCGAAGCGGCGGGCACACCGTGGGGCTCGGCGTATCACCACTTCCCCGGCGGCAAGGAGGAGCTGGGCGTCGCGGCCATCGAACTCGGCTCACAGGTCGTCACGAAGACCGTCGAGCGCGCCTTCGAGAAGCACGAACGCACCGAGGACGCGATCCGCTGGTGGTTCGGCAAGGCGGCCCAGTCACTCGCCGCCGACGACTATCGCGGCGGCTGCCCGCTCGCCACCATCACCCTCGAGATGGCGCACGCGTCCGAGAAACTCACCGAAGCCGCCGGGCAAGCGTTTGCCACCTGGCACAAGCTGCTGGTGACGAAGCTCCGCGAGCGCGGCCACGAGGATCCAGACGACCTGGCGATCGCCATCATGAACAACCTCGAAGGCGCGCTGCTGCTGAGCCGGATCCACCGCTCGCCCGACGCGCTGGACCGGGCGGTCGACCACGTCGTGGCTATCATTCAGCGGTGA
- a CDS encoding methyltransferase domain-containing protein: MTITEPDWTAHARGLADLLRDRGAIVSPRWHAAFAAVPRHSFIHRVYEQDSDSRWIHWDAETHWDRVYAPKTLVTALDDRRGHPEPASSSTNPELMARMLENLDIHDGHRVLEIGTGTGYNAALLSHRLGDGNVFSVDIDARLVELARKNLSDAGYRPTLAAVDGGLGLAQHAPYDHILATCSVPAVPKAWLDQLTDHASILVDLKRATGAGNLVHLHRQGAGRAEGRFVARFASFMAMRHNDDDAVAIPRADDAPGERRFTTEAPTLPWAEPVLWFLAQLSGLPRDITFGTLLSPERRPYAATITSADGSWARVDLADRTVTEAGPSSLWLPVERAHRLWTAADHPGWPRLGLTVDADGRNTVWLDSPAARQNWVLSAS, encoded by the coding sequence GTGACGATCACCGAGCCCGACTGGACCGCGCACGCGCGCGGCCTCGCCGACCTGCTGCGGGATCGCGGCGCCATCGTCTCACCGCGATGGCACGCGGCATTCGCGGCCGTGCCTCGGCATTCCTTCATCCACCGCGTGTACGAACAGGACAGCGACAGCCGCTGGATCCACTGGGACGCCGAGACCCACTGGGACCGGGTCTATGCGCCGAAGACCTTGGTGACCGCCTTGGACGACCGACGCGGTCACCCGGAACCCGCGTCATCGAGCACGAATCCCGAACTGATGGCACGGATGCTCGAAAACCTCGACATTCACGACGGGCATCGAGTGCTGGAAATCGGTACCGGCACCGGTTACAACGCCGCTCTGCTGAGTCATCGCCTCGGCGACGGCAACGTCTTCTCCGTGGACATCGACGCGCGGCTCGTCGAACTTGCCCGGAAGAACCTGAGCGACGCCGGCTATCGCCCGACCCTCGCCGCCGTCGACGGCGGACTCGGACTGGCCCAGCACGCGCCGTACGACCACATTCTCGCGACTTGCTCCGTGCCCGCCGTACCCAAGGCTTGGCTAGACCAACTCACCGACCACGCAAGCATTCTCGTGGATCTCAAACGTGCCACCGGTGCGGGAAACCTCGTACACCTCCACCGTCAAGGCGCGGGCAGGGCCGAGGGCCGATTCGTGGCGAGGTTCGCGTCATTCATGGCGATGCGGCACAACGACGACGACGCCGTCGCGATACCCCGAGCCGACGATGCACCCGGCGAACGACGTTTCACGACCGAGGCCCCGACGCTTCCTTGGGCAGAGCCGGTGCTGTGGTTCCTCGCTCAGCTCAGCGGCCTCCCGCGGGACATCACATTCGGCACTCTGCTCAGCCCGGAGAGACGGCCCTACGCGGCCACCATAACCTCGGCGGACGGGTCGTGGGCGCGCGTCGACCTCGCCGACCGGACGGTGACCGAAGCGGGGCCCAGCTCGCTGTGGCTACCGGTCGAGCGGGCCCACCGACTGTGGACAGCCGCAGACCACCCCGGCTGGCCGCGTCTCGGGCTGACAGTCGACGCCGATGGGCGGAACACGGTCTGGCTCGATTCCCCCGCCGCGCGGCAAAACTGGGTGCTGAGCGCTAGTTAG
- a CDS encoding glycoside hydrolase family 65 protein — translation MTEEHGYEVSPWELRWRGLDVDALQRTESTFALSNGHIGLRGTLEEAEPRGLPGTYLNGFYEEHALPYAEGGYGYPEAGQTVVNVTDGKIIRLLVEDEPLDMRYGEAIEHDRVLDFRTGTLTRSTVWASPTGRRVRVRTQRLVSFTQRAVAAIRYEVEPLDDELQLVAQSDLLANEPIESDTKDPRVAAALESPLVAELASAKDYHAVLVHRTRVSGLRMAAAMDHKLDVGNGLRVRIEAEEDLARLTVAADVPQGEKFTITKFIAYGWSGTRSIPAVRAQVEAALAGARQTGWKGLLAEQKEFLDDFWATADIQIDGDQQLQQAVRFALFHLLQAGARGESRAIPGKGLTGPGYDGHAFWDTESFVLPVLTYTMPDAVRDALRWRHSTLDKARERAVQLGLRGAAFPWRTIDGAECSAYWPAGTAAFHVSADIADAVIRYLNATGDEDFDRHYATEILLETARLWLSLGHHDRHGGFRIDGVTGPDEYSAVADNNVYTNLMAQRNLRAAAAACERHPEVAAHFAVDGEEIGTWRAAADEMVIPYDEALGVHPQSEGFTRHADWDFAATPPEHYPLLLNYPYFDLYRKQVVKQADLVLALHMCGDSFTADEKARNFAYYEARTVRDSSLSAGTQAVLAAETGHLSLAFHYLAEAALTDLHDVHNNVRNGLHMASLAGAWLGVVAGFGGLRDHGGNLTLSPRLPAQLTKIAFRVCFRSTRFSVEIHDGQATYLLLDGEPLELTHHGERFLLDGEPVNLPIPKTKPGDPPPQPFGRAPLRH, via the coding sequence GTGACCGAGGAACACGGCTACGAAGTCTCGCCGTGGGAACTCCGCTGGCGAGGACTCGACGTCGACGCGCTGCAGCGGACGGAATCCACGTTCGCGCTGTCCAACGGCCACATCGGGCTGCGCGGCACGCTCGAAGAGGCCGAACCCCGCGGACTGCCCGGCACCTACCTCAACGGGTTCTACGAGGAGCACGCGCTGCCGTACGCGGAGGGCGGCTACGGCTACCCCGAGGCGGGGCAGACCGTGGTCAACGTGACCGACGGCAAGATCATCCGGCTGCTGGTCGAGGACGAACCACTCGACATGCGCTACGGCGAGGCCATCGAGCACGACCGGGTGCTGGACTTCCGCACCGGAACGCTGACCCGCTCGACCGTGTGGGCCTCCCCCACCGGCAGGCGGGTCCGCGTGCGTACGCAGCGGCTCGTGTCGTTCACCCAGCGCGCGGTGGCGGCGATCAGGTACGAGGTCGAACCGCTCGACGACGAACTCCAGCTCGTCGCCCAGTCCGACCTGCTCGCCAACGAGCCGATCGAGTCCGACACGAAAGACCCACGCGTCGCGGCGGCACTGGAGTCACCGTTGGTCGCGGAATTGGCCTCCGCCAAGGATTATCACGCCGTCCTCGTCCACCGGACGCGTGTCTCCGGCTTGCGGATGGCCGCGGCGATGGACCACAAACTCGACGTCGGCAACGGGCTGCGCGTCCGGATCGAGGCGGAGGAAGACCTCGCCAGGCTCACCGTCGCCGCCGACGTGCCCCAGGGCGAGAAGTTCACCATCACCAAGTTCATCGCATACGGCTGGTCGGGAACGCGCTCCATCCCCGCCGTCCGCGCGCAGGTCGAAGCCGCGCTCGCCGGCGCGCGGCAGACCGGCTGGAAGGGACTGCTCGCCGAGCAGAAGGAGTTCCTCGACGACTTCTGGGCCACCGCCGACATCCAGATCGACGGCGACCAGCAGTTGCAGCAGGCGGTGCGCTTCGCGTTGTTCCACCTGCTGCAGGCCGGCGCGCGCGGCGAAAGCCGGGCGATACCCGGCAAGGGCCTCACCGGCCCCGGTTACGACGGACATGCCTTCTGGGACACCGAATCCTTCGTGCTTCCCGTGCTGACGTACACGATGCCGGACGCGGTACGCGACGCGCTCCGCTGGCGTCACTCCACATTGGACAAAGCACGCGAGCGCGCCGTCCAGCTCGGCCTCCGCGGCGCCGCGTTCCCCTGGCGCACCATCGACGGCGCCGAATGTTCGGCGTACTGGCCAGCGGGCACGGCGGCCTTCCACGTCAGCGCCGACATCGCCGACGCGGTCATCCGCTACCTCAACGCGACCGGCGACGAGGATTTCGACCGCCACTACGCCACTGAAATCCTGCTCGAGACAGCACGCCTGTGGCTCTCACTCGGACACCACGACCGTCACGGCGGATTCCGCATCGACGGCGTGACCGGCCCCGACGAGTACTCGGCCGTCGCCGACAACAACGTCTACACGAACCTGATGGCCCAACGGAATCTGCGCGCGGCGGCGGCCGCCTGCGAGCGCCACCCGGAGGTGGCCGCGCATTTCGCGGTGGACGGCGAAGAGATCGGCACCTGGCGCGCCGCGGCCGACGAGATGGTCATCCCCTACGACGAAGCACTCGGCGTGCATCCGCAGTCCGAGGGCTTCACCCGCCACGCGGACTGGGACTTCGCCGCGACCCCGCCCGAGCACTACCCGCTGCTGTTGAACTACCCGTATTTCGACCTGTACCGCAAGCAGGTCGTCAAGCAGGCCGACCTCGTGCTCGCACTGCACATGTGCGGCGATTCGTTCACCGCGGACGAGAAAGCCCGCAACTTCGCCTACTACGAGGCCCGCACGGTCCGCGACTCATCGCTGTCCGCTGGCACGCAGGCCGTACTCGCCGCGGAGACCGGTCACCTCTCACTCGCGTTCCACTACCTCGCCGAGGCCGCGCTGACCGACTTGCACGACGTGCACAACAACGTGCGCAACGGTCTGCACATGGCCTCGCTGGCCGGAGCTTGGCTCGGCGTCGTGGCGGGCTTCGGCGGCCTGCGGGACCACGGCGGAAACCTGACGCTTTCACCGCGCCTGCCCGCTCAGCTCACCAAGATCGCGTTCCGGGTCTGCTTCCGGAGCACGCGGTTCTCCGTCGAGATCCACGACGGCCAGGCGACCTACCTGTTGCTGGACGGCGAGCCGCTCGAACTCACCCACCACGGCGAGCGGTTCCTGCTCGACGGCGAACCGGTCAACCTGCCGATCCCGAAGACCAAGCCGGGCGACCCGCCACCGCAGCCGTTCGGACGGGCGCCCTTGCGGCACTAG
- a CDS encoding GntR family transcriptional regulator, which translates to MSADDTWVSVSMPYVTGEVGDAWAVEAAQHSRKGTHKLLGVAEEPASAEVAEMLRLKPGENVTVRRRLVLLDDHPVELADSYYPSAIAQGTRLADARKIPGGAVAHLAELGYPPHRLREDVGSRLADAHERAALRLPDPASVLMLFRVLLTADDQPVEASIMTMTGSGRRLRYELSF; encoded by the coding sequence ATGAGCGCTGACGACACCTGGGTCAGTGTGTCCATGCCCTATGTCACCGGTGAAGTCGGCGACGCTTGGGCTGTGGAAGCCGCACAGCACTCCCGCAAAGGCACGCACAAGCTTCTCGGCGTCGCCGAAGAGCCGGCGTCGGCGGAAGTCGCCGAAATGCTGCGTCTGAAACCAGGCGAGAACGTCACTGTGCGGCGGAGGCTGGTACTGCTCGACGATCATCCAGTCGAGCTGGCCGACTCCTACTACCCGAGCGCGATCGCGCAAGGCACGCGGCTCGCCGACGCACGGAAGATCCCCGGTGGCGCTGTCGCGCACCTGGCCGAACTTGGTTACCCGCCGCACCGCCTTCGTGAGGACGTCGGCTCACGGTTGGCCGATGCGCATGAGCGGGCCGCGTTGCGGCTGCCCGATCCGGCCAGTGTGCTGATGCTGTTCCGTGTTCTGCTGACAGCCGATGATCAGCCTGTCGAGGCGAGCATCATGACGATGACAGGGTCCGGTCGCCGACTGCGCTACGAGCTCTCGTTTTGA
- a CDS encoding GntR family transcriptional regulator, with the protein MPDPRDTRPRHLQIAADLRAQIASGDLPPHAQLPSTAQLMARYAAPTSTVQRALAALKGEGYLVGQAGKGVFVRSVRPIVIDATAYIDPDSGDYRYELLEVREVLPPADVARELRLEEDASTVVRRRVLLRDDVPIELSASYYPSALAAGTALAKRVKIRGGAPRALADLGYPQRNFTDRVSSRAPTTAEVEALHLPMSTPVIRQLRVIYSDNAYPVEASVLIKGGHLYEIVYNQDI; encoded by the coding sequence TTGCCTGATCCGCGCGACACCCGTCCTCGGCATCTCCAGATCGCCGCGGATCTGCGAGCCCAGATCGCCTCGGGAGATCTGCCGCCGCACGCACAGTTGCCTTCGACGGCGCAGCTCATGGCGAGGTACGCGGCGCCGACGAGCACGGTGCAGCGTGCGCTCGCCGCGCTGAAAGGTGAGGGCTACCTCGTCGGCCAGGCGGGCAAAGGTGTCTTCGTCCGCAGTGTCCGCCCGATCGTCATCGACGCCACGGCGTACATCGACCCGGACAGTGGTGACTACCGCTACGAGCTGCTCGAGGTGCGCGAGGTGCTGCCGCCTGCCGACGTGGCGCGAGAACTCCGCCTTGAGGAAGACGCGAGCACCGTTGTCCGGCGTCGCGTCCTTCTCCGTGACGATGTGCCCATCGAGCTGTCCGCTTCGTACTACCCGAGTGCCCTTGCTGCCGGTACCGCCCTGGCCAAGCGCGTGAAGATCCGCGGCGGCGCGCCACGGGCACTCGCGGATCTCGGGTACCCACAGCGGAACTTCACCGACCGTGTCTCGTCGCGGGCACCCACCACAGCCGAGGTCGAAGCCCTTCACCTGCCGATGAGCACTCCGGTCATTCGCCAGCTCCGCGTCATCTACAGCGACAACGCGTACCCGGTGGAAGCCTCGGTGCTGATCAAAGGCGGCCATCTCTACGAGATCGTCTACAACCAGGACATCTAG